The following coding sequences are from one Halobaculum magnesiiphilum window:
- a CDS encoding archaea-specific SMC-related protein — MTWHLSIGNIAGIRQGEAYVEPGINAVRASNWQGKSSFIAGIKTAFGTATPLTEGQSSGRVVLQTDDDEITVELERTNGSVSRSGQPYLTDEYDRVCAELFAFLDEENAIRQAVRTGENLESLLTRPLDFENIDEQIADLRSEREQVERELERAEQAADRLPQLQQRVTGLEEELEELQAEREEIDETPASESDARDQLSDLRAERDQLTSKIDRLETTAERVRETLSEKRAELESLTVPSDADVEDELENLHADLRDIERDTELLQSVYEANKRVLDEGRVELLTDVSHDMLADSVTCWLCGNDATRDGIEVRLSAVDDRISELRSQAIEIRDRVEDLEAKRDEIQEARRRETDLTDRIGELESRLAETEEGLETARERREELDTRIEELAEEVDSTEDRITDLESEIKYTEAELSDAREDLEETETHADQREMLEAEYDSLTDEITDLRNRKEEIKRRTRDAFSSALADLLEQFDTGFETARLTSTFDLVVAREGREAQLDALSEGERELLGIVAAVAGHEAFEVGDRVPVMLLDGLGGLASENLQILVEYLSNRTEYLVLTAYPEYEGFDGNELSPSDWQVVSNASDVGAAS, encoded by the coding sequence ATGACGTGGCACCTTTCAATCGGGAATATCGCCGGTATTCGGCAGGGTGAGGCCTATGTCGAGCCGGGCATCAATGCAGTTCGGGCGAGCAATTGGCAGGGGAAGTCGAGTTTCATTGCGGGTATCAAGACGGCGTTCGGAACCGCGACGCCATTGACCGAGGGTCAGTCGTCCGGTCGGGTCGTCTTGCAAACGGACGATGACGAGATCACCGTCGAGTTAGAACGGACCAACGGTTCCGTTTCACGGTCCGGCCAGCCCTATCTGACGGACGAATATGATCGCGTCTGTGCGGAGCTGTTCGCGTTCCTTGATGAAGAGAACGCTATCCGACAGGCTGTGCGAACTGGCGAGAACCTGGAGTCGTTGCTCACCCGGCCCCTAGACTTCGAGAACATCGACGAACAGATCGCGGACCTGCGATCCGAACGCGAACAGGTCGAACGGGAACTCGAACGGGCGGAACAGGCAGCGGACCGTCTTCCACAGCTTCAGCAGCGCGTCACCGGACTCGAAGAGGAACTCGAGGAGTTGCAGGCCGAACGAGAAGAAATCGATGAAACGCCTGCTAGCGAAAGCGATGCTCGCGACCAGCTGAGTGACCTCCGCGCGGAACGCGATCAGTTAACCTCAAAAATCGACCGTCTCGAAACGACCGCCGAGCGCGTTCGCGAGACGCTGTCAGAAAAACGGGCCGAACTCGAGTCGCTCACCGTCCCATCAGATGCTGACGTCGAGGACGAACTCGAAAATCTTCACGCCGATCTTCGTGACATCGAGCGGGATACGGAGCTGTTGCAGTCGGTCTACGAAGCTAACAAACGCGTACTTGACGAGGGGCGTGTCGAATTACTGACCGACGTCTCGCACGATATGCTCGCGGATTCGGTGACGTGTTGGCTCTGCGGGAACGACGCCACACGCGACGGCATTGAGGTACGCCTGTCGGCGGTGGACGATCGCATTTCGGAACTCCGCTCGCAGGCCATCGAGATTCGAGACCGTGTGGAGGACTTGGAAGCGAAACGCGACGAGATTCAGGAAGCACGACGTCGTGAGACTGACCTGACCGATCGTATCGGTGAATTGGAATCCCGCCTCGCAGAGACTGAAGAGGGTCTCGAAACGGCTCGGGAGCGCCGAGAGGAGCTCGACACACGAATCGAGGAACTCGCGGAGGAAGTCGATTCGACCGAAGACCGCATTACAGACCTCGAGAGCGAGATCAAGTATACCGAGGCGGAGCTTTCCGATGCTCGGGAAGATCTGGAGGAAACGGAGACTCACGCGGACCAGCGAGAGATGCTCGAAGCGGAGTACGACTCGTTGACAGACGAAATCACCGACCTTCGGAATCGGAAAGAGGAAATCAAGCGGCGAACGCGCGACGCATTTTCGTCGGCACTCGCTGATCTGCTCGAACAGTTCGACACGGGCTTCGAAACGGCTCGCCTCACGAGCACGTTCGATCTCGTCGTCGCACGCGAGGGACGGGAAGCTCAGTTAGACGCGTTGAGTGAGGGTGAGCGGGAACTTCTTGGTATCGTGGCTGCGGTCGCTGGCCACGAGGCGTTCGAGGTCGGCGATCGCGTGCCGGTGATGCTGCTCGACGGGCTTGGAGGACTCGCTAGTGAGAACCTCCAGATACTCGTCGAATACCTCTCGAATCGGACTGAATACCTCGTCCTTACAGCGTATCCCGAGTATGAGGGATTCGACGGAAACGAACTGTCCCCATCCGACTGGCAAGTCGTGTCGAACGCCTCGGATGTCGGGGCAGCATCGTAG